A genomic segment from Branchiostoma floridae strain S238N-H82 chromosome 7, Bfl_VNyyK, whole genome shotgun sequence encodes:
- the LOC118419860 gene encoding uncharacterized protein LOC118419860, which produces MGYCAVFLLALASFAVAQQEDIEYRVTALERLVSSITADFPQYFTQDGTSDYLEAADSCYKCDEEVAKLHERISNQTRVISELEKTVETLRLRLEDLTDRVNGTENFIANPGTAFYNYMDEVAQASCSALARTPHWV; this is translated from the exons ATGGGGTACTGTGCAGTGTTTCTACTGGCCTTGGCTAGCTTTGCTGTGGCGCAACAAGAGGATATAGAGTACAGGGTCACCGCCTTGGAGAGACTGGTGAGCTCCATCACTGCAGACTTCCCGCAGTACTTTACACAAGACGGAACATCCG ACTATTTGGAAGCAGCCGACAGTTGCTACAAGTGTGACGAAGAGGTGGCGAAGTTGCACGAAAGAATCTCGAACCAAACCCGGGTCATATCTGAGCTGGAGAAGACAGTTGAGACTCTCAGACTCCGACTCGAGGACCTGACGGATCGTGTCAATGGAACAGAGAATTTCATTG CCAATCCTGGCACGGCTTTCTACAACTACATGGACGAGGTTGCGCAGGCGTCCTGTTCTGCCCTTGCTAGAACACCTCACTGGGTGTAG